The genomic stretch AAAAAAAGAAGGTAACTGAATAAcagcttccagaagttcaagagactattcattttctaaaatcagATGCTGAAGATCAAgtagccaccaccaccacttccaGACCTGTGCTCTATTCCTCAATCTCATGTTAAAAAATCATTCTTTGTTTGAGGCTCTTGTCATTCCTTTTCACATTTCCCTCTGTCTCTGTTTAATACCATCACCTACAAACTTTTCATGGCTACACCCCCGCATTTCGGGCTGGCCTCGCTTCCCGCATCGGGTCCAGCCCGCCATCCCGGGGCTCTGCTCTCCTCTGGGCGTAGCTGCCCATCGCTTCTTCCATGGGTTCGACTTCACTGCTCATGACTTTTGAACTCTTATTGCATCTAAGCCGCCCATATCAGTGCCTATGTTCTGGAGCTGGTAGTCGCCAGGAACTGTTCATTCTCTAAAATCTTCAATTCAGGTATGCCAGACTCATTTTTTGAGCTTTCTCACTCCCATCTCTCCCTACAACCATTACTTGACTTCATTAACATCTCTAGTCTCCTATTTCTCTTTATTATCCTAATCTCTTTGCTTCCTGGCTTAAAATTCTTCCCTAAACAGTTTAGCATTGATAGCTTCGTTGCCAATAACCTCAACACTTTCGTCCTCTCATGTTTCTTGTTTCTGCAGCATCTGCCATGCAACTCTCCAACCTTGGATCTATTCAGCTATTCAAATTCACATCCTAATTCCTCACCATTGCAGGAAGAAAATCACAGAATTATGCATACAGATACTGCTACAAATTCATTATTTCTACTCTATGCTTGGCCATCAGCACTGCCCCAAACTCTTATATTGTCCAAATCAAACCTTCTCCACTTCCTCACAACAGCAATTTCAAACCTTCAACTCCTCCTCAAATCACTGTTCCACCACTTTGCTCCTCACTTCCAGGCAGAAGGCTTCATCTCCTCTTTCACAGAGAAACTACagtacattttataaatgaatagatgaatgaaGAGATGAACCCCTCAATTCTTCCTACTCATACTGCAAACCTTATCTCACAAAATTATTTGCTTCTACTGTCTTTATCTCCTCTCCAGTTTTGGAGAAAGCTGTGTAAAGTCAGTACCTCTCTCTTCTGTAGCTCTCACTCTTTCCAACATTCACCAATTATTCCCTTTCTTATGCTGATTTCTGCCCTTCTACAGGCTGCTTCCCCTCAGTATGTTTTTAGAAGTCCGCTTTTGTCTTTGCTTCTACATATACATCTTCCCTTCTTATTGAAACTTCTCAAATGAGTGATCTATTCACTTCATTACTGCCTCATTCCAAATTGTTCCTGAACCCTATACAATATGTAATAATTTATACTCATTCCACTCTTTTGAAATCACCCCTATCAAAGccaccaattttttttaatttattttaattggaggttaattactctacaatattgtattggttttgccatacatcaacatgtatccaccacaggtatacacatgttccccatcctgaacccccctccctcctccctccctgtaccatccctctgggtcgtcccagtgcaccagccccaagcattgtatcatgcattgaacctgggctggcgactcgtttcatatatgatattatacatgtttcaaagccaccAATTGTTAAAAGCATCTCTTTTCCAGTTATTTTCTAAATTGATCTCTGCATTTGGTATGAgtgaccattcccttctccttgacACTCTCTTTGCCTTAGATTCCATGGGgactttatttcctgttttttctcttatttctctttccaGATAATTCCTCAGTCCCTTCTGAGGCTTAATTGACCTTCATCTGCTGTTATTCTCTATAACACGTTCTCTCCTTGACTGTATATTCTCATTCTCCTTAGGCAATCTCATTTATATCAATAGCTCAGCTACCCCCACTCAATATTATTTGTTCCAGCTCTGGCCTCTCTCCTAAGCTCTAGTTAGAATAATTATCCATttgaatatattcatttaattGTTCTATAAGTCAACACAACATGGCCAAAATTGAACTCATCAGCCCCCTCCAAAATCTGCATCCCCTGTATTTCCATCCTTGACATCACCTTTCTCTATGCCTTACCACTAATTACTGTCTTATATATTTAACCTCTCAGAATTCTGTCTCTGGAATCTATTCTTTATGTTCCATTACCATGCCTCTGGCTTACATCTTAATAATTTTTCACCTAGAAGGTTGCTGCAGACTCTAACTTGGTCTTTGAGACTCTCCTGGGGAGTGGAAACTGTGTCTTTTATTTCTGTATCCTTGGAGCCCAGCTTAATGCTCAGCATGTAGTAGGCCCTCTCTGAGTATGTCAAATGAGTGAACTTTGGTGATATTTTATTGATACacacaaaactaaagaaaatatattaaaatatgttaagaTAAAAACAATTCCCTGCACTGAAATACACGGATGGCCATATTGTCCATGGGTGCTTTCTCACTACAGTGGCATAGGTAAATAGTTTGACAAGACCAAACAACCCCCAAAACCAAAAGTATTTACTATCTaactctttacagaaaaagtatGAGCCCCTGAATTAAAGCAATAGCCTCATTTATaaggcaggaaagaagaaaataagaatctGCAGAATAAGAATAAGCAAAGGCCTAGAAATAAGAAGTATAAAGTATATTTTACCAAGGTTTGACCATAGttacattattattaaaatagccatatattaaataaatcccatttgattttcttaaatgtaaaattataccAAAAGTAAGGAAAAAGTCAGTTTGTGCTTTAAATGATGCTAGAAGTGAAGTTTGGGGGCAAAGAGGACAAGAAGAAAAACACTGTGATCTTGAGAGAGCTAGAGTTTTCAGGGTAGAGTAAGAGAGGAGGGAGCTGCATAGAGACATCAAAACGTCTACAGAGGGATTCCCTCAAGGTTGTGACTGAGTGTCGCCACACGACTACAGTGAAACTCATTAAATCTAGAGAGGGAATCTCCAGAAAGCAGAGCTCACGCAAGACTGGGAATAGTTTTCAATCCTGCCAGTCAGaatggaaaaaatgttttaatatgcgGAACATGAGACAGAGTACTCAGAAGGGTGATATCTTGGAAAATTGGCAGAGTTAGCCCCAGATTAAAGGCTTCTCTTGAAACACACTAACAAAGCTTAAAGGCTCAACAAAGCTTAAAGTGTCAAAAGGAGCAAAGTTATTTCAAATAACTTCGCTAAATGCCAGTTAAATCAATAGAGCTTAAAGGATTACACCAAAATTAGCAAATAGCAATGTAAAACAGATCATGTTTGACAGCCAGAAGAGACAGATTGCATAACTACCCATTCCTTCAGTGTGAGCTGCACATAGTGAGTTGCTTCCACAGTATACAGTATGGAAAAGAGAGGGGAAATAACTTACACTACCTCAGCCAGGTGATTAAAGCCAACATCAACAGTCATAGACTATGCTGACAGAATCTATGCTtgatatgatgaaaatgacactgTAATTCCATGGTCTTCCTCGCAGTAACTCACAGCCCTAGCATTATagtgagaaaaacatcagacaaattgcACTAACGTGGCATCCTACAACATACAGAACCAGCAGTCCTCAAAAATGTCAAAATCTTCAAAAAACAAGGAAAGCCTGAGAAATTGTCACAGCCAAGAAGAGCTTAAAGAAACATGACAGCTCAGTGTAATGTTGCACCTTCGATGGGATCGTGGAATgggaaaataacattaaataaaaactaaggaaattcactccgggagttggtgatggacagggggccctggtgtgctgcaattcatggggtcgcaaagagtcggacacagccgagcaactgaactgaactgaactgaaggaaattcAAATGAACTATTGATTTTAGCTACTAGTAATGCATTTGTAATGGTTCATTAATTGTAAATAATGTATCACACTAAATATAAGATAATATAAACTGGGGGTGAGGTATATGAAAACTCTCTACTATATTTTCAAttcttctgtaaatctaaaagtattctaaaaaataaagttttttaagaagaaaaaaatacatcagCCATGCAAAGTGGCAGGAAAATATAACCCACAGTCAGGAGATAACACACACAGTAAAAACATGTTAGAAATTACAACAGTGGTGGTATTAGCAGACAGAGACATTAAAACAGACATTATAAATATCTCTCATTAGCCTGAGAATGTAGATGAACAATGAACATGTTAAAGAGAGAAACTGATGATATAAAAAGATGCAACTTTTTGAAGAAatgtaactgaaatgaaaaacatcCTAAACAGGATTAACAGAAGATTAGAGAGTGCAGATGAAAAGATGAGAGAACTTGTATAGCAATAGCAACTGTTtcaaaatgaaacacagaaaaaagGCTTAAAAAATGCTGAACATCAATGAGAAGTGAGACAATTTTAGGTGGTCtaatggactgtgaagaaggttgagcgccaaagaattgatgcttttgaactgtggtgttggagaagactcttgagagtcccttggactgcaaggagatccaaccagtccattctgaaggagatcagccctgggatttctttggaaggaatgatgctgaagctgaaactccagtactttggctacctcatgcgaagagttgactcattggaaaagactctgatgctgggagggattgggggcaggaggagaaggggacgacagaggatgagacagctggatggcatcaccgactcgatggacgtgagtctgagtgaactctgggagttggtgatggacagggaggcctggcgtgctgcaattcatggggtcgcaaagagtcagacacgactgagcaactgaactgaactgaatgtgattgaaggcagaagaagaagagggtgacagaagatgagatggttggatggcattaccgaggCAGtggacttgggcaaactccaggagatggtgagggacagggaagcctggtgtgctgcagcccatggggttgtgaagagtcggacacaacttggtgactgaacaacaccaacatGTGTACAGTCAGAGTTCCAGAAGTAGAGAAGAAAAGATGGAGAGGTACAAAGTGCTAGAAAATAATAGCCAGCATTTTTCCAAACTTGATGAAAATTATAAACCCGTGGATCCAAGAAAACACACCGAGACCCAGCATAATCAACTTGGTGGGAAAAAAGTGACAAAAAACTAAATCTTACAAGTAACCCATGGGAAAAAAAGATAGTACATACAgagaaatgatataaaaatgataataaacatCTCATCAGAAACTGTACAGGTGAGAAAACAATGGGGTGGCTTTTCTAAAGCAGTAGAGTCTATCAACCCACAATTCTAtatgaggaaaaatattttctttgaggtAAAATAAAACTGTAGTGGTATCCAAACATTGTCATGGTAAAACTCAACGTGTAGTAAAAgattaaaaagacataaaaatggaGACTGATattaagagaaacaaaaggagtCTTCTAGACCAGCATGGATATTACTCCATGCTGGATGAACCAGAGGCAGgaataaaaaaggctgaaggcAAAGTGCAAGAAAGGAAAGTGGGAAAGTAAAGGCAATGAAGGGTTTAGCTTGGTAGACCCTTAAAAACACTCGAAAAATGCCACATGGAATAGACATTGGTTTCAGAGTCCACCAAATGAAAACTTTATTTCCGTGTTTTAACTtggcttttttcaatttaaatccAGCATAACTTCTCAAATTTGTTTTGGGAGCctgaacaaaatattttctttgatggATTTAAAACAACCAGAAAGATAGACATTATCAAACTTTGGCAAGGATTTGAAGAAACTGGGACTCTCATCCATTGGAGGTGGGAATTAAAATGATTCCAccatttaaggggaaaaaatgtgatAGTTTCTTATAGTTAAGCATATACTTAAcacacaacccagcaatcccatcaTTAGATATttacaatgaaaaaattaaagcgtggacgtccctggtggtccaggggttaagaatccaactgccaattcaggggacacaggttcaatccctcgtccaggaagattccacatgctgtggaacaactaagcccatgcaccgcgaCCACTGAGCCCAGGGGCTGCAACTGCCGAAGCCCATGCGCCCTAGAGCCCGAGCTCTGCAccgagagaagcccctgctcaccaaAGCTAGAGGCAGCCCAGgtgcagcgacaaagacccagcgcagccagtgACTcagttaaatgaaaattaaatttaaaaaagaaagcaaaaagatttataaacaaatattcaGTCAAGTTTCTTCATACTAGCCATAAACTAGAAActatccaaatgtccatcaattggtgaatgaataagcaaattgTGATGCATCCATAAAATACAGCgactgatacatgcaacaacgTAGGTGATCTCAAAAAGCATTTTGCTAAAGGAAAAAAGCCAAAAGGAAAAGAGCACATAATATATGCATGagattttagaaaagacaaagtgaaataaagtagaTCAGTGATTATCAGCAACTGAGGATAGAAGAAAAAGATTGTCCACAAAGGGTTATGCAGGAACTTTTGGGGATGACAGAAATTTTCTGTATCTTGATTTTGGAGATGTTAACATAAGTGTGTACATTTGTCAGACTCATCAAATTGTACATTAAAATTAGCGAATTTTCCTCTAtgttaattatacctcagtaaagctgattTTTCCCATTGTGAGCTACCTGGAAAAATTAGCAGGGGTAGATGTGTGATTTTCATTAAATCAGTAATTACAAATAATAATGAGTCTATAAATCACTTTATTTAGAGCTCTATTTCTGTAACTTTTTATTTAGAACGTCGTTTTATGTTCTTGAAATGTTGTTTGTGTTCTTTTGTCCTGTCctgtccagttttttttttttttagtatctgcAAGATGACAACAACTTAGTCACAGCTATTGAAATAATTGGTTTTCTTTTGAAGCACTGAAGATCTGTAAACAATCTCCTAAGATGATATACTCTGTGTTATGAACATTAACCACAAGAGGAACTGTACTCATGCATATGATGAATATGTATAGTAACTTCCACCTTCAGGGCAGAGATGCCTCAGAGACTTACATAACTGttttaggaaaaatattaaaatattggtTGTTACATTTGATAGAACAGTCAAGCAAAATCATAGGCTGAGAAGTTAGTTCTGACACCAGACTCTATTCACAAGTATAAGATCCTGCATTCTTAGATAACAGTAAAAGAAATTCAGTCATACCAACTAGCCTTTTGGCTAAACTTCACCCCTCCCTCCATCTAGACTCAAACGTACTATTAGGGCCACAGAAGAGGTCCTGAGGATGAAACGTTAAATTGGGAGCCCCAGGAACTCCTGGGGCTCCTACCCCAGGCTCCTACCCACTGATACCTGGAGAGAGGGTGGACTGCATGTCCCTCCACATCATGTACTGGATGGGCCCTTTAAACACGCCTGGGCTCAGCTTTCTGGAGACAAGCTCCTTGGGCGTCAGCACTCTCATTCCTTGCTCCAAGCTGCAGGGGACGTAAACTGTTTATTCTTAGACATCCTCCAAGGACTGAAGGCAGGCTGTTAATACCACAAGGAAACACTTACCTATCCAAGAGAGGTATGATGTCCtagaagaggaaaggagaaatggaaaggttAGATGCATGTTCATCAGCTCCAGAAATTTGTTTGGTGTTACTGGCCACCATCAGAATCTGATGGTCAAAACTGCAGTCCTGTGCAGATGGCCCCCATCCCATTGCCACCAACTCCTCTCATCCTCCAAATGCCTTTTCTGATCTTCATCCTTCATCTATCCCAGAACAAACTGGCTTACTTTCCTCTGATTTTCTGGAGTTTCTtgttaaaggaaacaaaaaaattaaggttAAGCTGTCTTTACCTATACTGCCACTTAGTCTCAGGAGAACAACACAATAGATATTCCCACCCCAAGTCCACTTTCTTTACAATGGCTAAATTAAGCTTCTGAGTCCTAAGGTAGTAACCAATGCCACTTTAGAGGTGAAGCGTCAGGTAGCAAAGATTGGCAAACAGCTTTTCAAACAGGTCAATTTACAATTACTGAGAGCCAGTAAAAGATACAGTTTAGGTGGCAACattatttttgagaaataaagCTTCAGAGTTCTTTATGGGGAAATATTAAAACATTGCTTTTAATGGCATCTTACTATCTTCTTTACTAGGCGTATGAAAATTTTCAATTGAGTCTAAGGCAAAAGGAACCTTCTGCTTTTCTCCCAGGGAATCTTAAAATCACTACAGCAGAATTTTTTACCCTCCTGGAAGGGAAAATCTGCTTGTACATTCTTTCCAACCCTCTCTTCCCCCCTCTGTTGTACCCATAGTCATGTCAGTGTGGAGTCTCACTTTGAGAAAGTCGAAGGGGTTCTGCTGCTCCATCCGTGCCTGGATGCTCACCAACATCTCCTTGGCTAGGAGACACTGTtcctgaatgtggctcagattcAGCTCCATCTCCTCATTCAAGGCTTTCCCCTCTTCTCGGAGCTCACTTAAAAGGtccttttctttgctgtgcaggaaCTGATGCAGCTTTAGAAACTCCAGGGAGATGTGTTGCTGCAGATGTAGCTTGTTTTCCTGGAAACCTCCATGATCATCACCATGGTAATTACTGAGACTAGCATTTAGGGATGGGGGCCCACACCACCAGCACTCCCACAACTTGGGAAATACCATAACAGGAAAACACATGCAAACACTGCATATCAACATCCAACTCCCAACATCCTCCTTCCCAAAAGGAGGCCTTTGGGAAACTtactctgtctttcccagctaGTTTAATAGTTAGGGTTTGAATAGTCAAAAGTCATGTCTAGGTTCCTGTTGCAAAACTGAGGTGGTAACCAATGCCATCTTAAATAAGACTGTGGGGTTAATCAAACACTTTTAAATGAACAATAATACCCTTTTATCCACAAGTACAAACCAGTATCTACCAAGTGATGCTGTTAGACTGGGTCCAGAGGAGGCTGGAAGAACTGCCCTTTTTCAAGAAATCAGAACGGAGGAGGCACCATTCCTGCTGCCAGGACAATACAAAAGAAGCCAGTGATGGGTGATGTCTGCAGCACTTGAAATCGGTAACTGTTACACTGGCAGCTCTTTCCCTTAGGtgacttcagcttcctcatgGGCAAGCCATCTGACATCCTGGCTTCTCAGTTCCTCATCATCATTTCTAGTGATTTTTACCTATATCTACTCGTTCTTTTAGTTACATTGAGGGTTTTATCTTCCTCAGCAATTGTACCATCCCCagaattaatttttatgtttgcttACCCAGGTTCCACTGTTGCAACAGTTATTGGATTTCATAGAATCCTCCTATTCATTGACCCCTCCGTTTCTGTTCTTCAACTTCTCTGTCTTCATGTCCCCTCTTATCCAGCTTATAGTCTGTGGTCAAGCACTGTAATTGTACTCTTTAAAATAGTCTTAACTCTCACTGTCCTCTAGGTCAgacatttccatttttccttttaccTATTTCACCGCTATTTCTCAGTCTCATTTGTTAGTTGTGTCTCTAACCAAGCTTTGAATATTAAATTACTTGATACTCTGTCCTAGgctctttccctttctcattcTACACACTCGTTCTCGGTAATAGCCCCTGCTCTCACAACTTTGAAGTGCAGTCTGTACGCTGACCTCTTATTTTCAGCCTAGACCAGCTTCTCAACTCCAGGTCCATACATCCAGTTGTCCATTTGATATCACCACTCGCCTCTCACATCTAATCAGTCACCACATGCAGGCAGTTTTTATTTCCAAAGCATATGTTAAAGCCGTTTATTTCTTTCGGTCTCTACTGCCATTTTAGTCCAAGCCATCGTCGTTCTCTGGAACCACCTCAGTAGTCTTCTTCTAACCGTTATCCTTCTTATTGCCTTTCTCCAGTCCACACTCCACACAGCCACCagactgatgctttcaaaatgagaTGAGACTATGTCCTGTTTAAACCCTTTAATAACTTCTCAATTATGCacagaataaaatgcaaaattcatGACATTATCTACAAGGGCCTACATGATTGGGCCTTATCTGCCTTTTTGGTCTCATCTTGCCTACCAAGATCCATCTTAATTGGCCTTCTTTCTGTTTAACATAGTAACTAGCTTCCTGTCTCAAGAACTTTTCTATAATGCTCTTTCCTCTTCATAGAACATTCTACAGGCCATTTCCTTCATATTCCCCTCACCCAGTTCACTTGGCTAAAGATAATACTTATCCTTTCAATTCTcaatttttaataagaaatttttaatttcactttttaataaGTGACCTCTTCAGTCTAGATTAGGCTCTCCATTTATATACTCTAATATACTGTATATTTATAATCATTTATAGTAATTATCACAGTGATGTTTCACTATTGGTGGGATTATTTAATTAACATCTGTCTCCCACCATAGTTGGAATACAATATCTAGCATAATGCTGCAccactcaaatatttgttgaatgaatgagtgttgACTGTAATAGCTGAACTAAGAACTCTTACAACAGGAACACGATTCTCTTGAGACATCTTTATTTCCATCTAGCCTTCTTCTTTCCCTCATTATATTTGTTTCTTCTTCCAGATGCCaaatgccagagaagactctccTCTATAGGATAATTAATGAAGAAACAGAACTCCCAAATTATTCCCCCAGCCTAGGAACTGGTTTGCCAAGTCCCTAACCATTAATGTTGCTCTAGAGCTCCTGTGAAGTTAAAAGTATAAGCAGTAGTTTTATTTAGTTTGGGAGAAGCTAAGAAGGATTAGATCACAGAGAAAAGCCAGCAGTCTAAGAGACCTTGGTTCAGAGAGGCCTGGTTTTAAGCCCAAAGGAAAGAAAGTTATTTCTTTGAACATCACAATCTTTagtggactttttaaaaataaattccttattTTACCATAGATAATAGGAAAGATCAGACAGATCACAGCCCCAGAGCAATCACCTAGGGACTGCACCATGAAAAGGATCAGCTTATCTAGGGGAAAGGTCAGTCTGCTCTCTCTGTTGATCAGCTATTGGGAACCTACTCCACTGCCATATTTTTTTCCACTCTACAGTGTCTGTTTTCTACTTCTAAGGCCAGATGCCATTTAGCATTTTGTTGTATATGTAAAGGTACCTTTCCACCCACATAGCTGAAGTTACAAGGAGGGTACAAGTCCAGTTCTGGCTCATGATCCCTCTACCCTGCTCCTCACCTTGTGAGCAGCAATAGCATCCTTCTGCATATTCTTCAGGGACAGGAGCTCCTTCCGGGTTGCCTCCAGTTGACCCTGATGGATGGTAAGCTCCTCCTGGGGATACCATAAAGAATTAACCCGTGCTAGTTGGGAGATAAAGGGCCATGAAGAACATCTACCCCAAAGCCCCAGGGTGTCAGGGGGAAAGAAAGCAAGCTCCTGCTACAAAAGTTTCCTTTTCCCTTATATCATAATTCCTGTCTCTTCCAAAAATTGTGAAGAAAATTACAAACTGCAGAAAAACTAAGTTTTATCTTCTTCTTAGCTAACTACAGGGCTTTAAGGAAGATAACAGAACTCTGTACACTTTCTACTATATTTACACTGTTCTTGCTATCTCTGCTTTTACTTACATTGTTCTCAGAACACTCGTTTCTTCCTTCTACCCATCCAAATTCAAATAATTGCCCCCCCTTCAAGCTTGCTTTCACCATGCCTCCCCTGACTATTTCAGTTTTCTCTAATCTCTGAAACAAATGTGACAAAAATTTAGCTCTCAACAGTAGGCTGTCTTATGTTCCTTCTGTTGCTTTGTTCACTTTAAACTTGACTACATTTCAAGACTTcaataacaaaagcaatattttacATGTCCATGTTCTGTACAGTGCCTAGTAGAATGCTGTCAAGGCAAGGTTCAGGTAAATGTTTGATTGATTGAGGAAGTAGGCCAGAGCTCCTTTACTGCTTCCCTATAATTGACAACTACAGAGAAAGAACTTTGCAAGATACGTTGTATTTTTTGAGCACTCTGAGCTTTCTAATAATCACTTGAATGAGGGGTGGTATTGAAAGAAGAAGTCCAACAGTTTTTCCCAGCCTTCCTAAGGAATTGCTCAAGACTGTTCAAGACCCAGGGCTCACCCACCGTGAAGAAACGGACAGCATCAGAGATCTGCAGGAATTCTTTAGACTGCCCTACAGACAATCGAGCATCTTTGCATTGAAAGCATATTAGCCTCCCATCTGGCTTACTGAACAGTTTCAGGTTCTCTCCATGCTCTGGGCACCGTGGATGGCCCTTGAGCAGGGGTAGCTTCTTAATCTTCTCTACCAGCTTCTCCAGTACAAGATTAAATGTACAGTTGCTGTATTGACATAACATCTTACACTCAGGACAGAATGTTTCATTTGCTTGCTGCTTCCAAAAGTTTTGGATACAAGATTGGCAGAAGTTGTGGCCACAGCTTAGCATTAGTGGATCACAAAACCAGTCATTACACAATGGGCAGTGTAATTCCGTAGTAATATCTTGTATCTGCACTTTGGAGGATATTTGGGTGATCACATCATTCACTTCAGCGTAGCTGTCTGAGTCAGTTTTGGAGGAGAGGTTGGAAGATACCTTTGAAAAAGAACAGCTAAAATGAGTTTCTCTTTCTTGTTGCCCACTTCAGGGTAGTGGGCTCTGTTCCTAAAGGAGCTGAGAACTGGTGCAGCCAGAAGAAAAGCACTATCATCTCTTCTCTGAAAGTGATCAGTAAACTCAGTGTTCTCTAACATCAGAGCTCATTCTACTCCCAGCATTATTAGACTTAATAGAGAACCAAGGCAGAAGACGAAAGagcacccaatcaaaaaatgtatttcattgtatatcacTTCTTCCACTCCCTTTCTCCTTATATCAGTTGAAAGTTTTACTTTAAACATCTGTTCTATTAGTTATtacctttcattttgttttctagaaGTCGTGTGCAAAGAATTGGAAGATCAGTCAGATTCCTCAGTCAATGCCATAATATCATCAACCATAATATCATCCAGGCCCTTCacccttcctttttaaaaaacacattccagaaataacattttacagaaaatgtaGAATCATAAGGGTACAGATCAATGACTTCTCACAAAATGAACATATCTGTGTAATCATAACCCTGATCAGGAAACAAAACATTTTCAGGATAACCAAcaatgtcctactgtatagcctagggaactctgctcaaagttaTGTGGCAATCTGAATGGAAGTGGGGagattgggggagaatggatacatg from Capra hircus breed San Clemente chromosome 10, ASM170441v1, whole genome shotgun sequence encodes the following:
- the TRIM69 gene encoding E3 ubiquitin-protein ligase TRIM69 isoform X1 yields the protein MEVSSNLSSKTDSDSYAEVNDVITQISSKVQIQDITTELHCPLCNDWFCDPLMLSCGHNFCQSCIQNFWKQQANETFCPECKMLCQYSNCTFNLVLEKLVEKIKKLPLLKGHPRCPEHGENLKLFSKPDGRLICFQCKDARLSVGQSKEFLQISDAVRFFTEELTIHQGQLEATRKELLSLKNMQKDAIAAHKENKLHLQQHISLEFLKLHQFLHSKEKDLLSELREEGKALNEEMELNLSHIQEQCLLAKEMLVSIQARMEQQNPFDFLKDIIPLLDSLEQGMRVLTPKELVSRKLSPGVFKGPIQYMMWRDMQSTLSPGLSPLTLDPKTAHPNLVLSKNRTSVWHGDIKQVMPDDPERFDSSVAVLGSKGFTSGKWYWEVEVAKKTKWTVGVVRESILRKGSCPLTPEQGFWLLRLRNQTDLKALDFPSCSLKLTNNLNKVGIYLDYEGGQVSFYNAKTMTHIYTFSSTFMEKLYPYFCPCLNDGGENKEPLHILHPQ